AGAAACCTGAAGACTATTGATACTATTACTGTACTTACTTTATTCACAATGTCCTCATTGTTACGGATGAAATTTTCAAAATAGACTGTTGGGTTCCAGGGGTCATTctggatgtacatgctgctactGGCCAGCTCTGATTCCCTGTATCGGGTCACTGCCAAGCTGTATCTGCAAGTAAGATCGGCATATAGAGTTTTATAGAGAGCAGTGTGATGGGACCATCTTCTAGACCAGTGATTCTCAAGCTATGATGCTCCAGcttttgcaaaactacaacttccaTCATTCTCTGACAGGTAACAGTTTTATAACAACTAGAGAGCCACAAGTTGGAGATATCACTATCATCTGGCTAAACACATCAGCGGTTCAAATCTTTCTTCTGTCCTGATATATGTAGTTTCTTATAATGTATCATTGCAGGCAAAATGTATTAGTGTTGAGTTCAATTTTTTACTCTTTCAGCATTGAGGGAGAAGAGAGCCAGAAGTTAGTCAGGGAGAggatgagagatagctgtgtagcacTGAATGGGCGTGGTAATGCTACACAGTCTCAGGAAAAGGAGAAGGAGAGCTGAGCCGGTGCATATTCATGGGAGGGACCAGGTGATTAGTGCTGGGAATGCCCCATAACCAGAAATTTGTATGTAGGAGAGCCTACAAATCGAGTATTAGGTTTTTTAAATGCATAAGAAAGAAAACTCAAGGCAAAAAAACCATATAAGTGCATAATTTTTCTGTGGGAACTTAATTTTAcatgtgtgtagagatgagcgagcatactcgctaagcaaactactcgagcgactagtagtgccttatgtgagtacctgcccgctcgtctctaaagaatcgggtgccggcgggggagagcagtgagttgcgggagtgagcagggggtagcgggggggaagagagtgagagagagatctccccctcccccccccccgccgctccccgcccccgctggcacccagatcttttgagacgagcgggcaggtactcgcataaggcactactcactcgagtagtttgtgtgtttgtttttcatgcacaaaggtttccttaTCCTTTAACCTCACAGAAGACTGTCAAGATCAACTATTGCTATAACAAAGGCTAAGAAGATTAATAGGTCTGTACAGCTTTTTGTGCCACTGAATGTATAGAAAaatgtttccccccaaaatgctacagtaagcagagatcttaaaaatggtGAGAAAAGTAACCACAAAGTATATTTGAAAGTTACAAAACCTTTTGTTATATAGTGATCAAGCATTATTTGCAGGAAACTGGAGAAAGCTTATACGTAATTCTCTAGTCATTAAAATGAAACTTTGACCTCAAAGCAGATATTTAAAGATATGACTTTTTTGCCAGAACTTTACATTTGCGAGTGATGAAAATCATTACTTTAAAACCATAAGAGTAAAGGCACCAGGCAATACATTACAGAGACTGAACTCTGTGAATAGATGGGGTTTGGAAGTCATGCAATATGTCAGATGATTTTAGGGCTCACACGAGCATAGGGGGGCTGCGTAATACATGCGTATTTTTCATGTGCGTAACACGCAGTCCTAATAGCCCAGTGGTTTACACCAAACCATTCAGtcatgcgtttttttcacacgtgtgaaaaaaaagGAAGCACTTCCATTTTGCTGTGTTATGCACATTATAGGCTGTAGGAGTTTAAGATATGTATTAAATACGCAAGCTACATGCacatgaaaaatacatgcgtCATACGTAGCTGTCCTACGCCTGTGtgagtaaaggctgatttagacacaacgagaatctctcaaaattcgctcaaaagaatctATTGAGCGATTCtctttctgtctaaatgcactgacattgtgcagttttcgtgctcAAGGCGTTGATCGctaaattctagcttgctagaattgagcaatcagctgttatcagccaacagctctgataagattCTCTTTGCCTGTgttctgctgtgaattcacagcgggcaAGGGCTGTAAGGATCCATTTACACAgggcgactgtcgggcaaacgatgcccgacactcgtccctgtgtctctgcacTCTCGTGCTTCTGCACGGGAGcaagcagagctggctgggtcatGGAGCGGCCAacagagggggcggggcagtgcaggatatttctctcctctcactcccctgcccctctccattgacataacacagcggccactaattaaactgaacgatgagtgatgaGCTCAGCATcgattgtttatgcagcataaaagatcagtgaTGAGCTCATCGCTTAGTTTAAATAGCatctgttcagtagtgaacggctgctgtaTTATGCCAatgaagaggggtgggggagagtgaggagtgaaatctcctgcactgccccaccaccctgCTGGCCGTTTCGTGAGTGAAACAGGGACtagtatcgggcatcgtttgcgtGTAAGTGGACCTTAAGTCCTTATGTGTAGTTCTATTAAGCAAAATAGCTATTACTTGTTGTTTGCATATCTATTGTATTTCTAGTAAAGATGGATAATGTGTTCCATCTGCTGAGGAATGTCCGTTTGTCCCCTAACCCCACTAACCTGGACCACGAGACTCCATTCTCCTCGGCCCACTTCCGGGGCAGCACGCTGTGGGCATGCGAGTTATACTGAATTCTGTAGCTCTTTTGATGTCCCCACTTGTTTTTCTTGTTGGGGTTTTGGAACATTAGATATCTTGGGATGTGAGATCCAAACTTGAGGGCAGCCTCACGCTCTGTGCTTCTTGGCACATGCTCCATACGGGACTGGACAATAAAGTGATCAGGACTCCAAGGGTTTGTAATGTTCTCATATTTCAAGTCAATAGTTTCAAAACTGTTTTCTGTACCTAGAGAGGTGAACATAATACATGAATTATGCgccttatgtacaagaacataactactataataccgccaacgatgtacaaaaatataactactttaatacagcCACATGTGTACAAGATTAAAACTACTaaaatactcctcctatgtacaagaatataactactataatactgccccctatgtacaagaatataactactataatactgcccactatgtacaggaatataactactataatactgcctcctatgtacaagaatataactactataatactgcctcctatgtacaaaaatataactactataatactgccccctatgtacaagaatataactactataatactgccccctatgtacacgattaaaactactaaaatactcctcctatgtacaagaatataactactataatactgccccctatgtacaagaatataactactataatactgccccctatgtacaagaatataactactataatactgccttctatgtacaagaatataacttctataatacttccccctatgtacaagaatataactactataatactgccccctatgtacaagaatataactactataatactgccccctatgtacaagaatataactactataatactgccccctatgtacaagattaaaactactaaaatactcctcctatgtacaagaatataactactataatactgcctcctatgcacaagaatataactactataatactgctcctatgcacaagaatataactactataatactgcccctatgtacaagaatataacaactataatactgctcctatgtacaagaatataactactataatactgctcactatgtacaagaatataactactataatactgccccctatgtacaagaatataactactataatactgctccctatgtacaagaatataactactattatactgctccctatgtacaagaatataactactataatagtacctcctatatacaagaatataactactataatactgctcctatgtacaagaatataactactataatactgcctcctatgtacaagaatataactactataatactgccccctatgtacaagaatataactactataatactgccccctatgtataagaatataactactataatactacctcctatatacaagaatataactactataatactgccccctatgtacaagaatataactactataatactgcctcctatgtacaagaatataactactataatactgccccctatgtacaagaatataactactataatactgccttctatgtacaagaatataacttctataatacttccccctatgtacaagaatataactactataatactgccccctatgtacaagaatataactactataatactgccccctatgtacaagaatataactactataatactgccccctatgtacaagattaaaactactaaaatactcctcctatgtacaagaatataactactataatactgcctcctatgcacaagaatataactactataatactgctcctatgcacaagaatataactactataatactgcccctatgtacaagaatataacaactataatactgctcctatgtacaagaatataactactataatactgctcactatgtacaagaatataactactataatactgctccctatgtacaagaatataactactattatactgctccctatgtacaagaatataactactataatagtacctcctatatacaagaatataactactataatactgctcctatgtacaagaatataactactataatactgcctcctatgtacaagaatataactactataatactgccccctatgtacaagaatataactactataatactgccccctatgtataagaatataactactataatactacctcctatatacaagaatataactactataatactgccccctatgtacaataatataactactatactactgctcctatgtacaagaatataactgctataatactgccccctgtgggcaGAGTTGTTATTGGGCAGAATCTGTGTATATATTCCAATGACTCCTAGGAGATATTTGCCACTGATGACATTATGTTTATGGTGTATTCATTATCATTATAGGTGACTTTACTAACTGAACATTACATTCTTTAGATctgttaagcgctgcggaataagttggcgctttacaaataacaacatttattttttttctatgtgttCATTGTGATTGACATAAGAATCATTTGTTTTATCTCTGATCTGCTTCTTTAGAATTGCCCCATACAGATAGCTCAGGGGTCAGATGAACAATGTAGAGACTTTCACAATATACTGGCTGCATACAGATAAGATAATGACCGCACTTTCTACAGCAAACAGGAGTAATATCTGTAGAGCCAGAAGTAcacggggtgggggggtggggggatgggGTGGGCATAGGTTTCGGAGGTCTGGAGGTGGCAGTCGCTCCAGGGTCCTGGTGTCTATAGGTCCGTttgcacataagaagacaccagtattataattgGCATGTTAGGTggaagccctgttacagattttggattGTGGCCCAGAAACTCCAAGATACACTTTAACGTGTTCTAAGCTCAATGATGTTCCTTGTATAGCACAGGAGTCTACATATATCCGTTTTATCTAAATTATGCCTAACTATGGAAACACATTTCATCACAGAGACAAGTAaatgcagctctagatgtgattgGAGTATAGGACACAATATAATTGTATTCTGATAATCTGTCATATATAACTAGAACTGCATATAATGCTTTAAtgcttttaacttatttttatgcTTCTCTGGATGTAAAATTAATGTTGTTAAaagaaaccatcaacaagcaggcAAGCAGCTCCTAATGGATCCTCATATGACTCAAGGCTGGATTTCAGGGAGAATTTTTAAGGCTGTAATGAACCAATCAGACCTTCAGCAGGAAGCCTTTATATACTCAAAGAACTATATAGAATCATATAGTAGGCAAATAAGATCCATAAACAGCAGTTAACCTACATATTGACAGTTTCAAGACTTTTGTTGTACTCtccaaaaagtaaaaagaagGTAATATCGTCTTTTTGTAGTTCCTGTTTGCCACAGCCTTTCTTACCTGCAatatccaagtccgctttatagTTGATCAAGTGTGTATGAATGTTCCCCAGGACATGGCTGTAGACCTTATTTCCAAAGTGAAGGCCATCCGGAGTGAAAAAAGTGGCATGGATGTATCCGGTGGCGCTCACCTTAAcctctatcactccattttggtAGAACAGAAAGTCCCAGATATAGTCATAGTTATAGACAGTAGACGTTGTCCTCACCACCAGGACATGATTTTCCACTCCAGCATAGAAACTGTAACCCCCATTGTAGGTGCTGTCGAAGTGTCTCCGTAAGGGTATCCCGGTGGGTTGCTCAAAAATGCACAACGCATTCTTGTATCGCAACGGTTTGTCCGAATCATAATAATTGTAGAGATCCTGATAAGTGGCCCCTTCGGGGCAGTCGATTCCTTTGGCCAACTCGTAATGTACTGTTCCCATCCCCCACCCAGAGTCGATGTACTTTGTCTGCATACCACCTGGCGTGTTGCCACTATAAAATGCTATGGCTTCCTGTATGCTCACCTCGTAGGCTATCCTCTCATTATTATACTGGATATCAAATATCTGCAAGCCAGCAGATGGACGGACCCGATAAGCAAAGCTCCAGCCAGTATATTCTACATAGTTGCCCAGAACTCGGTAACGTTTCCCTTGTGGTTCACATATTTTTGGACCGTGAACGTCTGTTTTTGTCTTAAATTGTCCACGGGGCATGAAACTTGAATAAGTATCTTCTATGTAATCTGGTAGTTGTATCTTGGTCAGTTCATTCTTCTCGTACTTACGGACTAGCTCCTTGACGCTATCATAATATTGGCCATTATACCAGATCTTATCGATGGTCCACTCTTTAGGGTTAAGTGAGCGGTGATTGAAGAGGAGCTCAACTCCAATGGGGTGGAGGAAGAATCCTTCTATGTATCTCTGGAGCAACAACCATGAGCGACGTTCTCCAGAATTTAAACCACGAGGCGCAATGTCAGTGAAGCTGAGACAACGTGAGGAGCAGTTATAGAAGGAGAAGCCAGAGGTCTCCAGTAAGATGTGGTTTAACTCTTTAGTGAGCTCCATCAGACGTTCTTGGATTTTCTCATACTCCATATAAGTCATTGGCCGTGATTCAAAACTTATGGGTTTGTTACGTTTAATGTTTACTGGCCGATAATAATAGGGATGAGGGAGGGGTCCGACAATGTATTCTGTGATGTTGGGTTGAACCTGGTCTCCAAAGAAGATGACCACTTTGGCCTCTCTTTGAGGTTTGGAGCCATTGTAATCTAAAAAGTTCAGAACGTTACGCTTTTTCGGCAAGTTGAGCTCCATCATGAAGATTGAGTTTTTGCCAAAATGACTTCTGATGGGGACTAAGTTAAGTTGCTCCATGAGGAAACTCTGAACTGATGTTATCTCCTCTGAGGTCAGGTCGGAGAAGACGGACGCCATATATCGACCCTTGGAAGATGATTTTAAGAAGTGACTGGCTCTTATAGCAGTCATTAAGGTCAGCAATTGTAGGAGTCTTTTTAATCCCATTGTGTTGTCTATGGAAGGTCTACAAAAGGGAACAAGGCAGAAATTGTATGAAAAGTTCATTTAAATCTTGCGTAGGGGCTCATCACATCACATTTTTGAAGAATGCTTAGCATATATGTAAAATATACATGAAAAAGACCATATAGAAACGTTTAGCCATACATGTATGGTGTTTTTAAgtgtactcactagagatgagcgagcatactcgctaaggacaattactcgagcgagcatggtccttaacgagtacctgcctgctcggaagaaaagattcgggtgccagcagggggcggggagcggcgggggagagcaggggggaacagaggggagatctctctctccctcccccctgctcccccctgctcactcccgcaactcaccactcacccgcgccggcacccgaatcttttcttctgagtgggcaggtactccctaaggacaatactcgctcaagtaattgtccttagcgagtatgctcgctcatctctagtacgcACTATACCTTTTGCTGTCCTACCAATTAAATGTACACTGTCACGTACCTCTTTTTTCGAactgcaccataaactaagttgtgcTGCTGTTTGAAGAGGTAACGTGTCGCAAGGGAATGTACATTTTATACTTATCTGCTCCCCCGTTCCCACGCTGTCTGCCGGTAAAGTCTGTGTGTGGTCTCAAAATCTTGAGTTTTTTTCAGACCACTGTATatgtgctctcccatagaagtctatggcagtacGCATGCATAgtagtctgaaaagagtcaaatttttaAAGCACATACAGACCTCACCAACGGACAGAGCATACTGGGgaacaggtgagtatgaaaaaataTCTCCCAGCATCCCATCTTTTTCCCAAACATCACCataaattagtttatggtgccgTTTGGTAGTGAAAGGGATCCTTTAATTGATAAAGAAATTCTTCCAACAAAGTCTCCTGTTTCACTGCGTAGAGTTAAAATAGTAAAGTTTGTTTAGAATAAGAGTTACAAATAAAGGTAtgaaagagagaaataaaaaaagtagTAATAATGTGGGCCTAGGAGATTCCTGCAAGAACTAGCAAGAAATTTGCCCATTACCCCATTAATgaaggatttaaccctttccaatccaatttgtatcctggttttcctagggtgcttatttttttttttactgtcgttatacaacggcgctatctgctggctaaagccagtactgcatgaggtgacacgttggataggctctgacagaagagaggctggcaatatacagtaagagaaccccgacggacgtctttcaacatcagagctgtacagccttaaatcataatgtcttcagacgtcagacagtggattggaaagggttaaaagggtttttccaagATGTAAATTTTTGGGTGACTGTTCTCGGAATAGGTCATCATCAATAAATATTCGTTGGCTATCGCCACTCAGAACCGCTGGTTGTCAGCTATTTtagggcctgctgtcagtgtggatgGAGCTGGATGGTGACAGCTCCGTCCACATTGCAGCAGGCTGGGTTGGTCATAAAGGCACAACTCCCATGAATTCCCATTAATGCAATGTTGACTCATTAATAACTGTGGTGGCACAGTGGTGTATCATTAACCAATGCGTACATAGAAACGCTCCTCTTTGCTGGTTTAGATAGCATGTTTCCACATCATAGCAATTTAGAAGATTCCTGGGTGCACGGGCTAGATGGGAGACATTTGTTCTCAGTAGAGAAGCATACTGGAGTCTGAAATCAGGAAGATGTCGACTAAAGGGTGTAAATCTTAAAAATGACTTCACATTTATTAATATATCCATTGTATGTGAATTGGGACATGTGGAAATGTATTTAATTAAGGTGACCAGGCGTCCTGATTTTGGTGTGACAGTCCCGCTGTGGGACCCTGTGCCCCACTTTCCCCAGAGTCCCTAAGCGTGACAGCCTCTTGCCCCACTTTCGGGATATTGCGTCACCATGAAAATGATTACCAGCCGGGCTGCCGCGGCTCAGTGACGCTGCTGTGGGATGCACAGACTGATGGctgtgtgtgcacctgggatcctcctaCCCTGACCTGTCCTCATTGGTTCCACAGAATAAGAGAAGGAGCCGGGGCCAcagcagcgccaagcagagggTGATTTGAAGACCAGGCAGAGGGTGAGTATATCTGTCTAAGGGGGgtgctattattactgtggccaccaatatggtggacactattacta
This genomic window from Eleutherodactylus coqui strain aEleCoq1 chromosome 12, aEleCoq1.hap1, whole genome shotgun sequence contains:
- the AOC1 gene encoding diamine oxidase [copper-containing], which codes for MGLKRLLQLLTLMTAIRASHFLKSSSKGRYMASVFSDLTSEEITSVQSFLMEQLNLVPIRSHFGKNSIFMMELNLPKKRNVLNFLDYNGSKPQREAKVVIFFGDQVQPNITEYIVGPLPHPYYYRPVNIKRNKPISFESRPMTYMEYEKIQERLMELTKELNHILLETSGFSFYNCSSRCLSFTDIAPRGLNSGERRSWLLLQRYIEGFFLHPIGVELLFNHRSLNPKEWTIDKIWYNGQYYDSVKELVRKYEKNELTKIQLPDYIEDTYSSFMPRGQFKTKTDVHGPKICEPQGKRYRVLGNYVEYTGWSFAYRVRPSAGLQIFDIQYNNERIAYEVSIQEAIAFYSGNTPGGMQTKYIDSGWGMGTVHYELAKGIDCPEGATYQDLYNYYDSDKPLRYKNALCIFEQPTGIPLRRHFDSTYNGGYSFYAGVENHVLVVRTTSTVYNYDYIWDFLFYQNGVIEVKVSATGYIHATFFTPDGLHFGNKVYSHVLGNIHTHLINYKADLDIAGTENSFETIDLKYENITNPWSPDHFIVQSRMEHVPRSTEREAALKFGSHIPRYLMFQNPNKKNKWGHQKSYRIQYNSHAHSVLPRKWAEENGVSWSRYSLAVTRYRESELASSSMYIQNDPWNPTVYFENFIRNNEDIVNKDLVAWVTVGFLHIPHSEDIPNTSTPGNAVGFFLRPFNFFDEDPSVASRSTVIVRPTDKSFTKVNIQRWTPEVIGQCVSDKPFRYNGTYFSD